TAGATTCAGTAGCTCAGCTGGTAGAGCACATCCCTTTTAAGGATGGGGTCCTGGGTTCGAACCCCAGCTGAATCACGATTGCAAGTCTCTTTAACAAATAGAGGCGGTTTTATATTAAGAGTAGATTCAGTAGCTCAGCTGGTAGAGCACATCCCTTTTAAGGATGGGGTCCTGGGTTCGAACCCCAGCTGAATCACGATTGCAAGTCTCTTTAACAAATAGAGGCGGTTTTATATTAAGAGTAGATTCAGTAGCTCAGCTGGTAGAGCACATCCCTTTTAAGGATGGGGTCCTGGGTTCGAACCCCAGCTGAATCACGATTGCAAGTCTCTTTAACAAATAGAGGCGGTTTTATATTAAGAGTAGATTCAGTAGCTCAGCTGGTAGAGCACATCCCTTTTAAGGATGGGGTCCTGGGTTCGAACCCCAGCTGAATCACGATTGCAAGTCTCTTTAACAAATAGAGGCGGTTTTATATTAAGAGTAGATTCAGTAGCTCAGCTGGTAGAGCACATCCCTTTTAAGGATGGGGTCCTGGGTTCGAACCCCAGCTGAATCACCATTACAAGTCTCTTTAACGAATAGAGGCGGTTTTATATTAAGAGTAGATTCAGTAGCTCAGCTGGTAGAGCACATCCCTTTTAAGGATGGGGTCCTGGGTTCGAACCCCAGCTGAATCACAATGAAAAGGGCTATTTCTTTTAGAAATAGCCCTTTCTTGATATCATTACATACGGTTGTTAATAAGAGAACTTTATCATTGCAAAGAGTGTTTGATTTAAGTGTATTTAATTACTAAAAATACCAATGAGGAAGATAATGTTTCCAAATAGAATTTAAGATTTTTGAATTACACGGCTATAGAGTGTTGTTCAGGTATAGTTATTGTAAGTATAAGTAACTTGTATATAGTTAATCTTAAGTTCAGATAATTAGAGTAAGCATTGTATTATTCCCCCTTAAAAGAGATCATATAGAATGAAGAAAGAACAATTATTGGGTTCAAATTTAATGGCTATTGTGGCTTGTCTACTTTGGTCTACAGCATTTGTAGGTATAAAAATAGGGATACAATATACTCCTCCATTACAGTTTGCAGGTATTCGTTTTATGTTATCTGGCTTACTAATTTTTCCTTTCATACCTAATAAGTCAAAAATTATTTCTACTATCAGGGCGCATTGGAGGTATATGCTCTTGCTTGCATTGATGCAAACAGTGATACATTATGCGCTATTTTATCAAGGAGTCAGTTTAATACCAAGTTCGATGAGTGCGATCATCATTGGTATGGGACCAATGTTTGTCTCTTTGGTATCTCACTTCTTTTCTGAGTCAGATAGAATGACTCGTGACAAATGGATCAGTATTATTCTTGGAATTATTGGAGTTATATTTGTTGTTTTTGGGAAGCAGAAGGATAGTACAACAGTCAATGGTTTTTTGACTTTAGTAGGGGTAACACTTTTGCTGTTAACCAATCTAAATTCTGGTTTTGTGAATGTGCTTGTTAAATCTAAGACTGCAAAGATACCACCTTTACTGTTAACAATGTTTACGATGTTTGTAGGAGGAGTGGGACTTTTTGTGGCCGGAGTCAGTGTAGAAGGTTTTGCCGGTTTTGTTTTTCCTGCACCATACTACTACTCTTTGGCTTGGCTTTCATTCTTATCGGCAGCCGCATTTTCACTATGGTTTACTATTTTACAGAGGCCAGAAGTACAAGTTTCTGAAATTAACTTATGGAAATTTTTAATCCCTGTATCAGGAGCTATATTAAGTTGGGTTATTTTACCAAATGAATATCCAACATTATTGGCCATTATCGGAATGTGTTTTACTGCTGCATCTCTTTTATGGATGAATATAAGTAGTAAAAGATCTAAATGAGAATGATATTTTACTTAGTATTATGTAAATTTGCATAGAACTGATAAACAATGATAATTACCTTATGTCATACTTAAAGAACTATCTATACATTTTAACTCTATTATTAGCATTTTCGTCGAATAATTTGTTTGGTCAAGTAGAATCCTCAAGCCCTATTCAAAAGAGGGATTCTGTACAACAAAGTATTCAGCTACTACAAAGACTTCTGTATTCTCCTAAAGAGTGGAAAATCACAGATCAGGAGTATCGTCAGGGAATCAAAGGATTGCTTCACCATGCAACAGACCTTCCTTTAGATACCACTGTTTTAAAAATGGAATATTATCTTAATAGTCCTGGTTATCAAAGTGTCTTTCATCGCGATGTCGAGGATGTAAAGTATAGAGATAACATTTATGGGTATATCAACGATAGTATTAGACTTGCCTTGTTAGATACACTTCGAAGCAATACTATTGATAGTCTTTTTAATGAAGGAATAGAGATTCCTGATTCTCTACTATTGATTGTTGCAGATAGTGCTAAGATGATTCCTAGTATGAGTGCATCTGAACTATTTAATACCAATTCAGCAATTGTTCCTAAAGATTTTACCGATAGTCTTCGTATTAAATTTGATTCGTTGAATCTTAGACCTGAGTTGTCAGTAGAACAATACGACAGTATACGAACAGAGTTCTCTGACTCTTTGCGTATAGAATACAATAAAGTGCAACGCAATGAGTATAGAGATTCGCTATTTACAGACTATAGACAAAACTATGCTTCAAAAATCGCAGATTCTGTAGTTGAAGATAGGGATTTTGAAATTCTACAGCGAAATAAAGATCTACTCTATTTTTATAATGATTCCGTAGTTAATGATACAAACCGTAAGGCCTTTTCCGCGATTC
The Prolixibacteraceae bacterium DNA segment above includes these coding regions:
- a CDS encoding DMT family transporter, whose protein sequence is MKKEQLLGSNLMAIVACLLWSTAFVGIKIGIQYTPPLQFAGIRFMLSGLLIFPFIPNKSKIISTIRAHWRYMLLLALMQTVIHYALFYQGVSLIPSSMSAIIIGMGPMFVSLVSHFFSESDRMTRDKWISIILGIIGVIFVVFGKQKDSTTVNGFLTLVGVTLLLLTNLNSGFVNVLVKSKTAKIPPLLLTMFTMFVGGVGLFVAGVSVEGFAGFVFPAPYYYSLAWLSFLSAAAFSLWFTILQRPEVQVSEINLWKFLIPVSGAILSWVILPNEYPTLLAIIGMCFTAASLLWMNISSKRSK